The genomic segment ATCTACTACATAAATGAAATTGATGGTTTCGCTATTGAGTCCGAAGTCTCTAATAAATTTTATTGTCTTCTCGCAGGTCCATTCTGGGCGCACGGCAATGTAATCAGTGGTCATAAGCCTGCCAATACTTTCAGATGGATATTCTAATAACTTTAGGGCATCTTTCCTTTCCTGTACAGAAAGCATGCTTAACCATTTGGCCAGGGATTCTTTTGGCATTTCACTGAATAGTCTTGTCCTGTCATCAGGTGAAAGTTCATTGAGTAGAGAAGAGGTGAGGTTTAAAGGGGCTATTTCCAGTATTTTATTTTGAAGATCAAAATCAAGATGCTCGAAAGTCCGGGCATTTTTTGGAAATGGAATAGCTGAAAAAAGTATTTTCAACTTTTCCTCTTCCTGTAAAAAATCCTTTTGAAGTTCATTAAATAATTTGCCAATTTCCTCAGGAGGTACTTCTTCGGCAAATGCAAGAAAAGCTTCTCCTGTCTCATTCTGTAATAGTTCTGATTTCTCCATCCTTGAAAAAATGATAGGCTAAATAGATAACCTTATAAAGCAAGAAAAGATTAGGATAAAGCCTTAAAAATAGATAACTTTTACCATAAGGAAATACTTGATGGGAGTAAATTGATTGAGAGGACTACTTATTAATATGGGATTAAGAAAGGTATGAACAGTTAATAAGATAAAAAAGTCCTTCTCTTTTGGAGGAAGGACTTCGTATGAGGTCTTTATCCGAGGAATTTGGGAACTCTGAAATAATCTGAATCTTTTTTCGGAGCATTGTATAAAGCTTCTTCATGTTTCAAAGTCACTTTAACTTCATCTTCTCTGAGGACATTTACTTCAGAGGACATATGTATAAGTGGGGCAACATTTGAAGTGTCAAGCTCATTGAGTTTGTCCATCCAGTCAAGAATTTTGTTAAAATCTTTCAAAATGTGCTCTTCATTTTTTTCCTCAAATTCCAGTCTTCCCAGATGAGCAATTTTTCTGATGGTTTCTTTATCTATATGCATAATAAGTAATAATCAATCGTGTTTCAAAAGTACTAAAATTCTGAATTCCATTAAAGTTTTTAAAAACTGGTATGATAAGTTTTTAAACTAAAGCAACTTCTTTGTTTTGTATTATCAGTTCTCTTTGAATGATGTCAAAAGTCTTATCTTTTAGCGCGTCTACATCATCCAGTGTCATGCCTTTTGTTTCAATCGGTTCGTGTACAATAACTTTCATAAGGCGGCGATTAGGTACATACTTACCATCATCCGGCAATATGAGCCAGTTGAAAGGTATAGTGACGGGAACAATAGGTACCTGTTTTTCAATTGCTATTCTAAATGCCCCATCCTTGAAAGGAATCATTTGATACCCAGCATTTTTAGGGATTGTTCCTTCCGGAAAAAAAGCAAGGCTGCGTTTTTTATCTATGGCTTCCATAGATTTCTGCATTGTCTCATACCTGCTCAATTTGCTGTGGCGATCAACAGCTATGTAATAATTGCGGAACATGTAACCAAACAAAGGAACCTTGGCAAGTGAGGCTTTACCGATGAATAGATAATAACCTGATAATGAATAGCACAATGTCGGAATGTCCAGATAGGAGGAATGGTTGGCACAGTAAACGTAGGATTGTTTTTTATCCTGTTTAAAACGAAATTCTACTTTGGTCCGTAGCATACAACTTCCAAAAACAGTATGTGCCCAGACCTTATTAAAGAAATGACCATATTTTTTCCAGCTGTCCCTTAAAGAAAATAAAACGAAAAAAGGATAAATCAGCAGAAATACGACAATGAAGCAAAACCAAACCCAGATTTGGTATAATCTTTTTCCAAAACTCATAGGACAAAATTAAATTAAAAAAACAAGTAAGAAGAACCAGGGCATAGATTTTTACGTAAAATTTATTTGAAAAATACTGTTTATACGGGATTTAAATAAATGAATTTGATTAAAACAGCTTACTTTACAAGTTCATTTTGGATTCATATTTAATGAATTTCAATTTACTTAATCCTTCAGATTACGTTATGAAACCGAATTTGAAAATTTTTATATATACACTTGCTCTGGTAATTAGTGTATTGTGTTTGTCTGCGCGATCGGCTTCTGCACAGTCTTCCTGGTGGTGGTGGTATTTAAATTCCAATGAATGCATTTCTTACCGGAAATCACCAAGTCCTTCTGTATGCATTCCAGGGAGCGCAAAAGTCTCTCTTGCTGATATAAAATTTAAAAAAGGAAGTTCTAATTATAGGGTCTATTGGAGTTTAACCCCTTTTACAAGCACTCCCACAGCAGCCTCTATGGGAACTGAATATTCAGTCGATAATATTACACAGCCTACAACTGTTTATTTTCTTATTGCAAATAACAATTGTACTGAAAAAGGTTCTATCGAAATTGCTGTCACACCTGCCGCAGCTAACGGAAATGCCACTATTACAGATCTGAGATCATCCTACTGTGTTTCAGGTATGAAATCGAGGATATATGGAACACCGGCAGGGGGAATATTTTATGGTCCGGGAGTAATTTCAGGAGGCAAAGATATCTGGTATTTTGATCCGACCATTGCGGGTTCTGGAAAACATGTAATAAAGTACTCGGCTGGTTGTATAGTTCCTGCGCAGCAGACAGTTACAATAGATCCTGCTCCTTGCTCTGCTGTACTGGTAGGCGGAGGATCCGGAGCAGTAGGCTTGATAAGCAATCCTCAGGGTATTACGACTACCTGTCAGGGGAAGATATATTTCAGCGACAGCAATAATAACAAGATCTGGGTGATTGATGAAAACGGAGCTAGGGAAATTATAAACACAAGTGGGGCCAAGGGAAATACAGTAGGTGCTGATCCCAAATTGGTAAGGTTAAATGTTCCAACAGGTCTTGTATCGTTTGGCAATAATGTTTATTTCTGTGATCAGGTAAATCATAATATAAAAGTTTACAATCCCTCCACCGGAGTTCAGATTATAGCAGGTGAAAATACAGCGACACCTGTCGGAGGAGACCTGGATGGTATTGGAACTGCAGCACGATTCAGAAATCCTTATGGGATTGCAATTGATGATTTGGGAAAAACTTTATATGTGAGTGATTCCAGAAACTTTAAGATTAAAAAAATTGATATTGCAACAAAGCAGGTAACTACTATTGCAGGATCAATTACCGGTGATGTTCCTGATGGTACTTCCGTCCCCGGACCAGTAGCAGGCTCTGCAGCTCAGTTTGGTTTACTTGGTCACTTAACTATTGCTGATGGTTACTTATATATTGCAGATCCTGCAAGGTCTGTCATTAAAAAACTAAACCTTGCGACGAATATGGTATCCATTGCTGTAAACAGAAAAGGGAGCGATGAAAGAATTTCGGGTCTTGCAATAGACTGTGATGGAAACGTTTATTATTCAGATGTCAATGGAAATAAGATTTTTAAGGTCTCTAATTCCGGAAGTATTACTGATTTACCAATAAATGGGTTAGAGGATCCCTCCTCAATTTCACTTTATAACAGAGGGTACATTGATGTCGCAAACTTTACTGGAAACTCTGTAATCCGGTCATCTATTAATAATTGGAAGCCTTCAGCTTTTACAGGCCTTAAAGATTTCTATTGCAATACAGAAACAACTCCTTCTGCAATCACATCTACGATTTGTACTAAAAATTTCGGAGCGGCAAGTTATTCAGAACCTGCAGAATATGTTAGTGGTAAATGGCAATTTAATCCCTCAGGCAAGAGTCCGGGGATATATTCTGTTAAGTATTATTTTACATCAGGAGTTTCCTGTACTGATTCTCTTAGTAAAGATGTTTACGTCTTTACTATACCGGAACTGGAGCCTTTGGAATTGCTTTCAGACCTTGCATGCGGGAATTATGCAATTGTAGCTAAAATAAAAGATGCAGTAGCCTCTCCGATGGATACTATTATCTGGAAAAATCAAAAAGGGGATATTGTTAAAATATCAGCAGGAAGTAGTGATACCTTGTATTTAAGTAGTGTTGCAGCATCTGCAGATTTTATTGCTTATGCCAAAAACCCTGCCTGTTCCTTTAGCCTCAATAGCGGCCCTACAACTTTCAAGGGAATGAGAATTAAAAAACTTCCTGAAGATACTGCCATTTGTGCAGGCAGTGCTTTTGGTTTGATGGCGGTGCCTATAACACCTAAAACAGCAACTATTTCATGGACTCCTGCAAACCTTGTTGGAGATCCATCAAGTCTTTTAACAAGTACATTGAATCTTTATGCTACGACTCTTTTTAAAATAACAATTGAGGCAGCAGGTTGTATTACAACAGATTCTATCAAGGTTATTGTAAATCCACGACCAGATACCTTATCAAAAAACTTTACTGCTTTTTATCCTTTATGTCCTGGAACCGATACAGTCATTGGCTTTAGTGGTGCTCCTACTAATGGAATATCCTATACCTGGTCGTTTAATTCTCCTGGATATATCAATTATTTAATTATTACTGAAAAAACTCCTGAAGTTGGGATTCATGTTCCATTTAATGCAGTAGTGCCTGCTGGGAGGCCATTCATATCTAATAACTATGAACTAATAGCAACTAATGAATTTGGATGTGTCACAAAAGATCCTGTCACTATTGCAATATTTCCTATTCCTGCAATTAATATGGGGAATGATGTAACCATTTGTAAGGGAGAATCGGTTCAGATTGGCATTCCTCCAGATGGAAATACCTATCTTTGGAATGCTGACCCTACCATATCTAATGTAAATGTGTCGAATCCAATCGTAACCCCTCTTGTGTCAACAGAATATATTGTAAAAGTAGCAGGAGTGAGATGTGCTAACTTTGACACCATCAAAGTATCTTTAAAACCTCTGCCTCCGAAAGCTGCCATGGACAGAATTGTGGGTATGTGTGATGGCGACCCTGCAATACTTGGTCCGCAGAATCCTTCTTCCAATTATACATACGAATGGTCTCCAGCTACTGGACTTGATAATTATCTGAGTCCAAATCCTAAAGCTACACCTTCGGTTTCTGGTACTGTTTACACACTTAAGATGAAGGATGCTACAGGAAGTCCAATGTGTTCTGATACGGCCAAGGTCATAGTGAAAATTTCATCCAAGCCGACTAATGTGGTTCCGAAAACTTTCCCAGACAAAGGCATTTGTCCTGGAGAAGCTGCTGGCCTTGATGTACCATCTACTGCAGGATATAAAGTAGCATGGTGGCCAGCAGAGACATTAAATGACAGTACGTTATGGACTCCAACTGCAACTCCTTCTGTGACTACAAGATATAAGGTAAAGGTTACGACTGGAGATGGTTGTTCTGATACTTCTTCGGTTGAAGTTCTTGTAGATAAAATTTCTGTGGATGCTGGTACCGATATCAAATTTTGTCCTGGTGACAGCGGCAAGTTTAATGCTTCTTACCAGTCTGTAAGTGCTCTCACTTTCAAAAAATGGTCAGAAGATATTGACGGTATTTCTAATGCTGCTGGAGTTTCCGATATTTCTGATTTTAATGCATTTGTTAAAATTGCAGAGGGAACATCTAAAAAGTATTATTTAAAAGTAACAAACAGTAACAATTGCTCAGTTGCCGACTCTATTATAGTTACAGCAAGCATAAAACCAACTGCTGATGCAGGAGAGGATACGGGAGATTGTATAGGAAATACTTTTATGCTTGGAGGTGTCGGAAACCCTTCATTACCTACAACATATACTTTTAGCTGGACTCCCGGTAACTATGCCGATGCCAGACCATCTGTAACGCCAACAACTGCCGGCATCAATACTTTCATCCTGAATGTTAAAGATAATACCACTAATTGTACTGCGACGGATACCGTTGAATTGACCATCAGGCCCAAACCTGTAAAAGATGATATTGTCTCCAATACGCCTCAGGCATGTGAAGGAACGGATGTGACACTCAGTGTAAACCCATATTCAAGTCTTGTTACCTGGATGGATGAAAACAATACACTCC from the Sporocytophaga myxococcoides genome contains:
- a CDS encoding lysophospholipid acyltransferase family protein, whose product is MLRTKVEFRFKQDKKQSYVYCANHSSYLDIPTLCYSLSGYYLFIGKASLAKVPLFGYMFRNYYIAVDRHSKLSRYETMQKSMEAIDKKRSLAFFPEGTIPKNAGYQMIPFKDGAFRIAIEKQVPIVPVTIPFNWLILPDDGKYVPNRRLMKVIVHEPIETKGMTLDDVDALKDKTFDIIQRELIIQNKEVALV
- the gatC gene encoding Asp-tRNA(Asn)/Glu-tRNA(Gln) amidotransferase subunit GatC, translating into MHIDKETIRKIAHLGRLEFEEKNEEHILKDFNKILDWMDKLNELDTSNVAPLIHMSSEVNVLREDEVKVTLKHEEALYNAPKKDSDYFRVPKFLG
- a CDS encoding PKD domain-containing protein, which produces MKPNLKIFIYTLALVISVLCLSARSASAQSSWWWWYLNSNECISYRKSPSPSVCIPGSAKVSLADIKFKKGSSNYRVYWSLTPFTSTPTAASMGTEYSVDNITQPTTVYFLIANNNCTEKGSIEIAVTPAAANGNATITDLRSSYCVSGMKSRIYGTPAGGIFYGPGVISGGKDIWYFDPTIAGSGKHVIKYSAGCIVPAQQTVTIDPAPCSAVLVGGGSGAVGLISNPQGITTTCQGKIYFSDSNNNKIWVIDENGAREIINTSGAKGNTVGADPKLVRLNVPTGLVSFGNNVYFCDQVNHNIKVYNPSTGVQIIAGENTATPVGGDLDGIGTAARFRNPYGIAIDDLGKTLYVSDSRNFKIKKIDIATKQVTTIAGSITGDVPDGTSVPGPVAGSAAQFGLLGHLTIADGYLYIADPARSVIKKLNLATNMVSIAVNRKGSDERISGLAIDCDGNVYYSDVNGNKIFKVSNSGSITDLPINGLEDPSSISLYNRGYIDVANFTGNSVIRSSINNWKPSAFTGLKDFYCNTETTPSAITSTICTKNFGAASYSEPAEYVSGKWQFNPSGKSPGIYSVKYYFTSGVSCTDSLSKDVYVFTIPELEPLELLSDLACGNYAIVAKIKDAVASPMDTIIWKNQKGDIVKISAGSSDTLYLSSVAASADFIAYAKNPACSFSLNSGPTTFKGMRIKKLPEDTAICAGSAFGLMAVPITPKTATISWTPANLVGDPSSLLTSTLNLYATTLFKITIEAAGCITTDSIKVIVNPRPDTLSKNFTAFYPLCPGTDTVIGFSGAPTNGISYTWSFNSPGYINYLIITEKTPEVGIHVPFNAVVPAGRPFISNNYELIATNEFGCVTKDPVTIAIFPIPAINMGNDVTICKGESVQIGIPPDGNTYLWNADPTISNVNVSNPIVTPLVSTEYIVKVAGVRCANFDTIKVSLKPLPPKAAMDRIVGMCDGDPAILGPQNPSSNYTYEWSPATGLDNYLSPNPKATPSVSGTVYTLKMKDATGSPMCSDTAKVIVKISSKPTNVVPKTFPDKGICPGEAAGLDVPSTAGYKVAWWPAETLNDSTLWTPTATPSVTTRYKVKVTTGDGCSDTSSVEVLVDKISVDAGTDIKFCPGDSGKFNASYQSVSALTFKKWSEDIDGISNAAGVSDISDFNAFVKIAEGTSKKYYLKVTNSNNCSVADSIIVTASIKPTADAGEDTGDCIGNTFMLGGVGNPSLPTTYTFSWTPGNYADARPSVTPTTAGINTFILNVKDNTTNCTATDTVELTIRPKPVKDDIVSNTPQACEGTDVTLSVNPYSSLVTWMDENNTLLDQGSTHIVNTDGTYYAIFEQNGCYDTSKYTIDFMAPPVISSIESPLKSCMADGIPLKVITSQGDGVLVYEWTVASSSGEFSTPEKDSTFFISDNSSLASGVKTFTVKVSNECGNVTLDKDVTFVPSPEASFRADGPSKSLDNTSKETLDAISGDVISFINMVDTLAQNISTWKWDFKDGNTSNLFNSSYTYSNPGKYNVELTVINKDGCSSMASLAVEVLSSKYLFVPNIFNPYSRNPENSVCKVYGLNISSQSFTFKVFNKWGEVVFETSDFNMANRKGWDGQNAPMGVYTYMVVGKFNDGSEFEKSGTVTLVR